The DNA window TCTCAGCGCCGGAAGGAACGTTGCCGGCCAGGGTGACGCTTTTCCAAAACTATCCGAATCCTTTCAATCCTGCCACGATCATTCGCTGGCATCAACCTCATGCCGGCGCCGCAGAAATTTTGATCTTCAACGTATTGGGCCAGCGGCTTGCGAGTTTCAAGCCTTCCGAAACCGCGGCCGGGTTGCGCCAGATTGAAATCGATTTCAGCCACAATCCCTCTGGAATTTATTTTTATCAAGTGAAAGTCGCGGAGACTTATTCCGAAATTAAGAAGATGGTGTTGGCAAAATAGACAGCCCCAATGCGGTTCGTGTTAGCCATTCCGTTTGAGATAGGAGAATGGCGGCACGAGCCGCATTTTATTTTTGCTGATAGAAGATTCCAACGCCGCGATTATGTTTGACCCCTTCCTCTGTATTCTTCTTCATTAAGCGATTAATCTTCGTATCAACTGTTGTGCTCTCGCGCTCGTCTTGATACTCCCCTCAAAACCGGCAACCCGCTTTCCCCCGCAACTTTTCGAAGAGACCAATTCGTGAGTCTCACCCACCCAATCAAAACCTGCACAGCATTTGACTTTGTGCGTTGAAAGCTTATATTGCTCACGGTTGTCACGTGACGCAATTATGAGGTGTGCGTATGAATCGTATGGCGATAATTCGTTTTGGTGTTGCTTGCTATTTGACTTTGACGGCAAGCGCCTTTGCCCGGCAGTCAACCGGTGAGAATACGTTGGCATGGCAATATCATCCCAATCGCGCCGGCGCTGAGGCTTACATGCAAGGAGGCGCGTACTCGGCAGCTACGGGTAACCTCACAAGCATGCTCTTCAATCCCGCCGGACTGGCGCAAATGCCCGGGCGTTTCTCGTTCATGCTTGAAACCGGCTGGGCCTCGCGCACGGATTTGTTCCGCTTTTTTAATATCGATATCACCACCGGCTTTCAACCCGTGCAATTCGCCGGTCTCGCATTTCAGCCGCAACGCGGCTTTTCGTTGGGCGCGTTTTTTACCCAGCCGACCAACTACGAAGTGGATTTAAGGGAAATCAGAACGACAGCGCTTACAACTACGGCCGCGCATGCCGCAGACGAACCACAACAGCAGCGTAACGAAATCGCAATTGGAGTGGCCGGGGCAACGGCTGTTACGCCACAGCTTTACTTCGGCGGCAGTGTTGAATGGCGCCGCGCACACATGCGCAACGACATTGCGCAAGCATTTGTGGAAGGCGAAGACGCGGGGCTGCGTTTTTCTCTGGGCGTAATCGCGTTGGTGCAACAATGGCAGTTCGGCGTGTCCGCACAATCCCGCTATGAAGCCGCGAGCGCGTTGCCGGCGGTATCGTCTCGTTTTGTCAGAGAAGAACCGGCGGCCATTCGCCTGGGTCTCACAACGCCGGCGATTCTTCAGCGCTTGCATCTCAGCGCAGAGACAGAATACAAAAATTTCGATGCGGATGTGCCCATAAAAAAATGGCAGTTTTATGGCGGCGGCAAGCTCGCGCTTTCGCCCGACATGCAATTAGGCTTTGGCGCGTTCACATTTTTGAAGGACTACTCCGCCTTCATCGACGGCCCGGAGTCCGAAATTTTCCTAACCACCGGCGCAACTATCCGGCTTTCGTCATTTCACATTTCAGCAAGCTATCTTGACGGCGATCTGCTCAACAAAAATTTTGCGGGACAACGATTTCTCAATCTTGCCCTCGGTTATACCATCCCGTAACGCTGGCGGCGGGATTATCTAATTTGCTGTAATTCCAAAACCGTGCTCTGCTATCTTTGTCATCCAGAAAGGCGCTTGTGAAGTTCCAGACTGATGTCGAGTGCTTCACAATATCCCGCCTAGTCAGGATGACATTTCAAGAGAATACTCCTACAAATTAAGGTAACAGAGCACGAGTTTGAAGTCGAATCGCATAGAAACAATCGCAGTACAAACTTCTCATGAATCACGGAGGAAGGAAATGAATCGCCAACCGGCGCGGCTATTATGCTCTTGCAGTTTCGCTTTGATGTTTATGATTGGCATGACAAGCCCGGCGCGGGCGCAGCGTACGCTGGTTCACGCCGGCACTCTGATTGACGGCATTTCCGACAAGACGCAGAACAATATCACCCTCATTATTGAAAAAGGCCGCATCATTGCGATCGAGAAAGGCTTCACCGCGGCAAAGACGAATGATAAGATCATCGATCTAAAAAATAAATTTGTGCTGCCCGGCTTGATGGATATGCACACTCATCTCTCCGGCCAGACGGAGAAGGCGGGCTATCTCAAGCGGTTTCAACTATACCCGCCCGAACAAGCGCTGGCTGCAACACAATATCTCAAAAACACCCTCATGGCCGGCTTCACCACCGTGCGGGATCTGGGCGGCGGTGAGGGCGTTGATCTGGCGTTGCGCAATGCCGTTAATCGCGGCGACATCATCGGGCCGCGCATGTTGGTTGCAGGCAAAAGCCTGGCGGTGATGGGCGGGCATGCTGATCCGACGAATGGTTTTCGTGAAGATATTTTGGGCATTCCCGGCATTGAAGAGGGCGTGATCAACGGCGTGGAAAGCGCGCGCACGGCAACGCTGCTGGCCATCAAGCGCGGCGCGGATTGGGTCAAGATCACGGCGACTGCGGGCGTGCTTTCATTATCCGGGAATGC is part of the Cytophagia bacterium CHB2 genome and encodes:
- a CDS encoding amidohydrolase family protein, whose product is MFMIGMTSPARAQRTLVHAGTLIDGISDKTQNNITLIIEKGRIIAIEKGFTAAKTNDKIIDLKNKFVLPGLMDMHTHLSGQTEKAGYLKRFQLYPPEQALAATQYLKNTLMAGFTTVRDLGGGEGVDLALRNAVNRGDIIGPRMLVAGKSLAVMGGHADPTNGFREDILGIPGIEEGVINGVESARTATLLAIKRGADWVKITATAGVLSLSGNAQNPQFTEEEIRAIVNTAADFGRKVAAHAHGAEGAKRAIRAGVASIEHGTFMDDETMALMKQNSVYWVPTITAGKSVADSAKIPGYYSPIVVPKALSIGPMIQETFRRAYKAGVPIAFGTDAGVFRHGRNAMEFQYMVEAGMPPMAAIKSATYHTAKLLDKLDELGTLEAGKIADIIAVAVDPLQDIKALQNVAFVMKDGVVYKNE